Genomic DNA from Betta splendens chromosome 10, fBetSpl5.4, whole genome shotgun sequence:
CTTTCCTGCGGTGGCCAATGTATCTGACAGTccagctgcacccccccccgccccggcccggcccggcccggcccggcccaggcTGTCCAGCATGACAGCAGTGTCACAGCGGCGCTATTGTTGCGTCGGTGGCTCCTCTGAGGctcatcctcagcagcagccagcgcgTGGCAGCGCCGGGTGAGGCTGGGCCGGGTGACACCAGGGTTCGTCCCCCCCGTCCCCCCGCAGCCGCAGACTGTTCTGACTTCCTGCCTCGGTGAGTCAGCGCTGTCGCTGGCCTGGAAGAAGCAATTTGTCGGGAAGACAAacaggagaggatggaggattAGTGTTAGAGCGAGCTGGCTGCAGATGGACGGGTCCAAGTACAAAGGCCTGTTTTTAACCAGCTTATCCAAAACTGACACCGGTTGCTTTGTGTGGCTGTGACAGGCGTTCGTTTGGACTGGCAGCACGCAGTTATTTCAAGCACATATGTTTAAGTCACTTTCAACCATTAATAACGTTGAGATGCCAGATGTCAGCAATTGCCACAAAACAACTATATCTACTAATTGATGTGAATGCACTTTTAATTTACTCGTTTTCATGATCCCAGcatttattctgtgtttgttttgttataaGCTTTTACAAAGTCATCGGTGGTCTACACTGTTGACCCAAACGTTCTGGTGGAAATCCGTTGCCTCTACATGTTGAGTTTTGTTGAGCTTGAACCGGGGACCTTTTGCTTCCCAAGCAGTGCTCTATCAACTGAGTATGTGTATGAAAACTGATTTTATTGTGCACATGAAGCAAGAAACATGCAGGATAAATAACAAAAGTAACGTGTGATGTATTTAAGTAACTAATTAATTAAGCTAACTCTTATAGgatcaaatactgtatgtcagatATTCAACTATAAATACTCACAATTATATTCAGTGTGTCGTTACATAAAACAATGCTCAACAAAATTAGTTCACTGAACAGTTCAGCTGAAAAGTGATACCTACTGGTCTGTTTTAGTGATGACTCTGTTTTATAAAGAAGAAaggaattattaataattacttacaAACTGTAATTACAAAGAAATCCGGGTTTACAGTGTAGCTGGATCAGGGTTATGGAGCTTTAACTACAGTAACCCTGTCTCTACATTGAAGCTACACCACAGCAACCTGTTAATACAGTATGCCTGAAGTGtgaggagctgaacaagcttcatccaacaaaggctgcaggacctgatggaatcagcccaagtttgctgaaagtctgtgctccccagctatgtggtgtcctccaacacatcttcaacctgagcctgcggctggagagagttcctcttgagTGGaagaagtcatgcattgtgccagtgaataagacgccacgtcccagagtctTCAACaactacagacccgtggctctgacctctcacatcatgaagcttttgagaggctgatcctggactcccaTGCGTTCTCTGGTTGaaccctcagtcgaccccctccagtttgcagaTCAACCACAACTAgaagtggatgacgccatcatactCCTGCTCCATTGCGCCTATaaccacctgcagcctggctccttagtgaggatcatgttctttaaattctccagtgcatttaacactaTCCAGTCTGCACTGCTGGGAGACaaactgaaggacatggagctggagccccctgatctcatggatcatggaccacctcaccaaccgcccccagtacgtccgcctgcagaactgtgtgtgacaccgtgctctgcagcacaggagctccacagggggggtcctgtttccttcctcttcaccctgtgcaCCTCAGAcgtcaggtacaactcagagtcctgtctccagacgttctctgatgactctgcagtTGTAGGATGCGAATAAGGGAGTGGTGGACATCATTGTGGACTGGTGTGAACACCGCACCATTAGAGACAGTTGGCCCTCTGCTGAACCATTACGCTCACAGGGGAACAGgaagagggaagaccccaaatgcacgacccacacagaaaataaccttaaataaaataacacaaacaaaaactcactgcaggACAGGACTCAGTTCTACCACAAAATGCACTACTAAAAAGAACTAAAAaccactgcaatgcaggaaaactgGAAAACTATTTTAACAAATGTGAAACGTTCCGTTCACTAACGGTCACATAGAACCtgacatgaaacatgaacacaagacactcacaaaccttgacAGGGAACAAGACATCAAAGGAAACCAAAACGAACTCCACTGCTTTAACTCCTCTCTTTAACGAGTAacttggtgtagcatccagctacaaccACATACACACCAACGAAACCAAAGACATGACCTAAATAACACCAGGTAGGTCAACCAATTACACAGACAAGAAAATCaaggagcgcctctagtggcgTGAAGGCAGAACGTCGCatcaactgaacatcagtaaaactaaggagctggtgatagactttaggaaatctgtaactcactattaaaaatgaagaggtggaggtggtgaatgagtacaaatacctgggagtgtacttggacaataaactggactggaaaaagaactcctcagctgtgaacaagacGGCTcatacttcctgaggaggctcaggtcctttaacgtgtgcagctccatgctgaggatgttctatgagtctgtggtggccagtgttttaggctgtggtctgtggggcagcagcatgaatgtagcagacagtaataGACTGGACATACTGATCacgagggctggttctgttctgggggtggagctggaccccctacatgctgtagctgagaggaggatgctggtccaactcctctctatcctagacaacacctccaccccctacacagtgtgtggctggacagaggagcaccttcagccaaggctgatcagtattaggttctccacagaacgctaccagagatccttcctaccggtgccatcagtctgtacagctcctcctctctctgtattattattttattacaatttCCCTTTATTCTCTGTTTTCAGACATCATGAGTTATAATATACAGAAtatgtttatttgtaaaaaatctgatctttttattaaatttaattgttGTACATCCCTCATAATGTAACGTTGTCGCACATCTGTTTTTGTACCACCACAACCTGCGAAGCCTGGAGTCTTGATATTCTGGGTGTGAAAATGAAACATCTGCTAAAGgtgttaataattaaaatgtagCTCAACTGTAGAACTTCAGTCAAATTAGTCATTTGAATATTTACCCAGAAAAATAGACTAAAATCTAACTCCACTTAATTagagtcatacagtacattcatacTGTACCGTATTCATATAATAGAGTAAAAAAAACTTCAATATCTAATCTCTTCAGAATTTTTTTGGTTGAGATCATCTTTATTTCAGAGGTTAATATCCTCAGTCTGTGCCCCCAAGCCACGGTTCACCCATCAATGTCACCCAGCCGCACTTGACTGACAGCTAATTAGATGGCGCTCGCGTCCACACACCGGAGATGAGTCCACGTTGGCCAAGGACTCTGCAGCACACGCTGTTCCAGACCTCCACGTAAAGGGGATTTTCTCCCAATCACATTATTGCCGTTGGTTAGTAATATCAAGGACGCGCTGAGCAACAGGCTCATGCTGCGACCTTTCTGCTGTGTGACCTTGTCTGTCAGCCAGGAGCAGCTCGCTTTATTCTGGTGTCTTGATATCATCGGTCGCCGTGTTCCAAATGAAGTCCCTTCTCTGTATGTTTTCACAGCAGGTCAGTCTCCGTTTGCTCCTTTAAACAGTTGATGCAGTGGGAGCTGCCTCCTCATCTCTACCTCTGCTGTCCCCCTCGTGTCCCAGCCCTAAAAAGCTGTAGGACCAATACATCTTACTTAGGGCTGGAACATGTATTGATACGCTGCTACTGTGTAATGCGTTGTGTGATGCTGCATTGATGCTGACAAACACTAGATTCGCTGGCACACAGAGGGTGACCCCTGGGAAACGAACCCAGGACCCTCTTACTGTGTTACCAGATtctcgtcacacacacacacacacacacacacacacacacacacacacacacacacacacacacacacacacacacacacacacacacacacacacacacacacacacataaactacAATACACTAAATGCACTTTACTGATTTCACGTTGCCTTCAAGTGCCCAGTCGACACAATTAGCAAagcatactgtaaatactgtggGTCTTTTGTACTTCTTCCATTTCAGAGACACAAATATATTTGGTTCATTATCCCTCTGCAATCGGTTAATGAAATACGCTGATGAGTTCAGCACACGGGCTATTGAACACTGGGCAAATGAACAGCATCCATTAAGCAGCGGCACAAGGAAgtcgtttccttttttttaatgctaaaaGTCTTTCATTCCAAGCCTTGGATCTATGGCCCTGTGACGttcctccttttccctctgcTGCAGGTATCACCACTGTCCTGACCATGACCACGCTCAGCATCAGCGCCCGCCACTCGCTCCCCAAGGTCTCCTACGCCACCGCCATGGACTGGTTCATCGCCGTCTGCTTCGCCTTCGTCTTCTCGGCCCTCATCGAGTTCGCGGCGGTGAACTACTTCACCCAAGCACAGATTGAGAGAGCCAAGAGGAAGCCGGCCAAATGTCCCCCGGTGCCACAAACCACTCCTGTCAAGGTCAAGGACGCGGAGGAAGTGCTGCaggtgaggtttttttttttttgttttcctccgaGTGGCTGTGGAAAATAATCTGATGGCGCTCGACTTCGAGGAGCTCTTACACAGGATGTCCCTTATTATgtgcttactgtatgtggatgaGTGGCCAGGGAGTGGGCCCGCAGAGGTTTGTCGGCTTTGGTGAGGCTCGTGAGAGATAAGAGGGTCTTAACATAGAAGTGAGGTGACACAGGATGTGAGTTCACAGCGACTTGTGTCACCGCAGACGAGACCCTGCTTTACTTCCAGTGAACGACTAAAGCAAAAACAAGCAGCATTACAACAAAACTATAAACTATTATTGACATAAACAATCATGTTTTTATGATTATGACAAATATAATATTTGTTCTCAGACTCTTTGCGCCTGATGTTTTTCTGACTTGATAATGAAAGTAATTGCTTTGTCAAATCTCCCAAAATCCTCAAATGGACAAATTAACCTTTTATTCATCTATACTTGTAAATATAACAGCTTTGTTTGCTATTGTTTGGAAAAGATGgaaaaaatattaaacagtttGATACTTTATATTAATAAACGAACATATTCTGAGATTTCGCATCACAAGGTTAAACATATTACAATAGCAGCTGACATATGGACAGAATTTATGAATATGCCATGAAGCTATTTCAGAGCTCTTAGTCAGATATGACGAATATGTTACAACTCACTGCTCATGTAACTGTCATGTATTAACGGTGTTCGGATGAGAGAAGCGCatatttctgctttgttttgatcTTTATATTCTGATTGATTTGTTCAGTAGTTCTGGCTGTTAACCGATCCCTGGAGCTGACGGAACCCAGCAGCACATGTGCCAGTTTTACACTCACTACTTTTAGTTGCCCCCTCCGGTCCAAATCTCAGTGTGGCGTAATCGTGCCTGAATGTGGTATAGTGACAACGACACATCAGTGGATTAGCAGGTTGCCACGGCAACACAGCCTGGGTACATCTGTATAGGTTTCAGGAAGACTCTGGCACCGGGAGGACCATTAATGGCGTTTTCCTCGAGAGCAGGTCCTGGTGGTGCAGCCaaagctggacacacacacacacacacacacacacacacacacacacacacacacacacacacacacacacacacacacacacacacacacacacacacacacacgcacacacaaacgcacacacacacactcgctgcatGTTTTGAGTTTCCAGAGGGTGGATTACTCCTGCAAATGCCTTAGTGCTAGCATCACAGTCCCTGCTTGAAAACATCAACTCTCTAAAGATAAGCTCCTTTGACGCTACACTGCATTACAGCTTGATGCAGTGCTACCTACTTTCTGTCTTAAGCTTGTGTGAAATGAGTAAAATCCTGGTAAGTGACATCCGCATTGCATCCGTTCAATCGGCTGCTTCCAGATGAAGGCCATCTGCGTCATGGGGCCTGTCACAAGATCAATATGAAAAGGTTTAAGTCGCCCGCACTGCTTTccagaacagaaacacaaaggagcTTTAGCCAGACTCTAAGTACTTTCATGCACCAGCGAGACAGGAGTAATGAGAGCGTTATTCACAATCCTGTACACTATTATAGTCTTTTATGTGAGGCTACAATACGTTTCATGTTAGTAAAATGACTTTCTTTATTTTATGACTTCTCGCATCAAATTAATGGGATATGATATATTCGATTATGTTAGTAAGAGAAGGGATGCAGCCCCTGTTGTTTCCTTCAGAGAATGGGAGGGTCACCTTTACATGAATAGAGGCGGATCAGCAGATGACACTCAGTCGCTATCAGGTAATGAGATGGTGAGGACGACTCAGTGGGGGGTGAAAAGAACACTTTAGGAACTCCTTAACCCGACTACTGTATCTCAATGGGGCTCATTTATGTCTGTTAGCGGCAGGTTACGAAGCTGCTCAGCATCCAGGCGCTAAGTGCGTAGAGATACTTTACCAAACCGCTGGGCCTGATGTTTTCATCATGTTTTCTCTCATAGCAAAACCCAGATACCAACGGCAACCTGAGAAAGCGGATGAATTACATCCCCCACCAGGAGCCGAGCAGCCAACAGCGAGCCCAGTCCACCACCAACATTTCAGGAGTCGGCCGATCCAGGCCTCTGCGACCTCTAGCCGGCGGCCCCCACGGCAGCTCCTCCACCCTTTCCCGCTCCAGCCCCAAGTCCGAGAGCCTGCTGAGCGTGGCCTCGTCGTCCGCCCAGCTGGTCAAGAGCACCCCCCAGGCCGCGGCTTCCAGTCCAGACGTGATGGCGGGGACGCAGGGGACGCAGGGGACGCAGGGGACGCAGGGGACGCAGGGGACGCAGGGGACGCAGGGGACGCAGGGCAGGCAGGCGGCCGAGGCCTCGGCGCTGCAGCACCTGCTGGGGCCCAAGCTGGAGCGCATCCACATGATGGGGAACAAGCTGGAGCCCAAGCAGACCCCGTGCTCCCAGCCCAGCACCGCCGGCATGGGCGGAACCAGTAAGATCGACAAGTACGCCCGGATCCTGTTCCCAGTGTCCTTCGGCGCGTTTAACATGGTCTACTGGGTGGTCTACTTATCCAAGGACACCATGGTGGCTAAAGCTGGGTAGACTTTGCTCTCCGACGAGGAGCCCAGATATTCACGTCTACCAGATGGGGAGCAAATAAGGATTGTGGGAGTTTGAACACAATAACAGGAAACTGCTCATGCcaacacagataaacaaaagTGCTGGCCAACGACTTACGCTTCCCGGAGAGCAAACTcagaatacattttatttttcttcctaCGATCCTCAAACAGCAAGCATGGAACGTACCACCAAATTAGAAATACAGAGTCAAAATGGAATATGCTTCTGTCTTCTTTACTCCATGTGACATAGACACTACGTGTGACAGGAAAGGTCTTCATGGGCTTCGACTGCCTTAAGATCCTGTTGGCCTGCAGTCAAGAGAAAGCTTGGATTTTctcctgttttcattttcctaTTTTTGTAATCTGCAACGACAGGATGTTCAGCTGTGTGCACCACCGTCCTGGAATGAACTGACTCACgttatgtaaataaatacatatatttattagGATAAATGGATTTATATGGAATGATTACAGTGTACTTCCATTTGGAGAGTAAGACTTTGATATCGTCAGACCAGATAACACAAAACCCAAATTATCTGAGTGCAGCAAAGAGATGCTGGACCTTTGGGTCAATATATTCCTGATTACCGTCCGAATGATGGTGAAATCAAAACGAAATAGATACAGGGGTTTGGGTCAGAATAAAGGCAGGCAGACGGAAGTGTTGGACCTGATCAGCCAGAAAAAGCTCCTCTCAAACCGCACCGGTAACACGCAGCGAAGCTTCTTTACATACAAGGTGGATTAAATAATCTGGGAACATTGAGGATGAAATTTAGTGAAGAGTGGATCAGTTGGACAGTAAGAGTTATTACTTCATGGAATAGTAGAAGGTAAGCGTCTTAATCGATTACAGACAACGATTGTACCAGACTAAAATGGTTTcatacaacaacaaaacaagtcaGCTGTTAGAAGACAGCTGCAAAATAGTAGCGAGTTGATTGTTGTGGAGCAATAAAATGTGACACTTCAACTGGAGGTCATCTAACAAATGTGACCTTTTTATATTGACAGTTTAGGCTTTTTCTATTAGAGCTGGAAAGTCATTGTTCTGACAGTATGTGGCTGGATGAAGTCTAGAAGCTGTAAAGCTGCGCTGGAGCCTGACTACAGCTGACACAGTTTGAACAAGTGCTGAAAGGCCCATTTCGTTAAAGCCATAAGTGGAGCAAAGTAGATCAGCCCAAgttcttttgtcctgtttgGCACCTACCTCCAGATTCCATGatcctgctctcagtcacacaGTCAGATTCCGTCCCTGGAAACATGGGATAGATGAGAAGATGGATACCACAGTCACAGCTGGATGGTAAATATAAAGCTAGAGCCAGCGGTCACATGCTGTAGCTCAGCAGGACAATCAGGTGGTGTCAGTTTCAGGTCTGAAACAGTAGAACAGTGAAGAGTTTGGGAAAAATGTGCACTAGCATCTAAATGTTTCAAAGTGCATTAGGTTCTGATAATAGAAAGAGTCCATTCGTGTTCAAATTCAGGGTGGCATCAACCTTCTGACAAACTCCTTGAACAAGTGCAGCTGCCACAATGTTTAACTTCTTCTTTGTCCGTGTTTTCCTTGGTCAAAACTGAGCAGAATGCAAATGTGGTCctgtgtttgaaatgaaagacACTGCTAATAATTGAATCTTTTGAAAGTGTGAAGGATGCCATTACCGAGCCGTGCGCCACCGTGATGTCTGGAAATTGTCCCCTGCGCTGCCTCCCTTGGTCTTGTAGCGCTCAGGCAGAGGTGAGTGGGGCATTCATTATCATTGAAGCCCACCTCTGGACAATGTGACATTTTGGGTGCCTGCTATAAATAACAGGGGCAGAAACGATTAGGTTTAAAATGAGCTTTATTAAATACTGGTCCTGAAGTGATATGTAGTCCCTCATTAAGCAGCATTAGCGTatgctttattaaatattatccTTAGGTCCATGAAGGAATCATAAAAGCCACCAGATGTATGATGATGTATTTCCTCTTGGCCTCATTTTCTGCTCCATTATTCAGATGAGACCATTTATAGGTTAAAGAGTCACTCCCCGCGCTGCAGAGAGAGATGTGGAACGGACTTGGTGCGCGTGGACGCTCCTGGTTTACTTGcccttagtttcctgctctaaCAGCCATATCATGCACGCAGTCATGGTCGCCAGCCCTCGTCCCGCTTAGTCCGACATGAGATACGATGATGGACAGATCAAGACGCTCGCCGCCACTCAGCGCTCCTAAACGCAGCCGCGTGTGAAATTGATTTTGCCGTCATTACGTCCCTGTGGGTGCCCCCCATCCCCCCTGTCTCTCAAAACAGTGTACAAAATATAtctcatcataaaaacacagcgcGCCCATGTCCTAACAAGGAGCCCGTCCAGCAACAGATTGATGCTCAGTGTTTATGTGGTGTGAGTCTGCGGCTTCACACGTGTGCGTGAGTGACAGCGCTGCCAACGCCAGGCTGTGAGCTCTCTGTTTttctcacacacatgctgttcTGGATGACAGGCAGCTCAACATGGTCAACGTGCTCATTTAGCCATTTTGAAAGCTGACACAGGTTAGTTTGCAGAAGGTTCGACCAGTCAATCGCTCATGGTGATTGACATTTACCTCTTTTAGTTGTTTAAGCCTCTTCATCAAC
This window encodes:
- the gabra4 gene encoding gamma-aminobutyric acid receptor subunit alpha-4 isoform X2, with product MLSVRKKETVTAMRPALIRTLFYFLCLATCVKNVCAQTRKDEKVYPENFTRILDRLLDGYDNRLRPGFGGPVTEVKTDIYVTSFGPVSDVEMEYTMDVFFRQTWVDRRLMYEGPVEILRLNNLMVTKVWTPDTFFRNGKRLTISAECPMKLVDFPMDGHACPLKFGSYAYPKTEMIYTWTKGPQQSVEVPPESSSLVQYDLIGQTVSSETIKSITGEYVVMTVYFHLKRKMGYFMIQTYIPCIMTVILSQVSFWINKESVPARTVFGITTVLTMTTLSISARHSLPKVSYATAMDWFIAVCFAFVFSALIEFAAVNYFTQAQIERAKRKPAKCPPVPQTTPVKVKDAEEVLQQNPDTNGNLRKRMNYIPHQEPSSQQRAQSTTNISGVGRSRPLRPLAGGPHGSSSTLSRSSPKSESLLSVASSSAQLVKSTPQAAASSPDVMAGTQGTQGTQGTQGTQGTQGTQGTQGRQAAEASALQHLLGPKLERIHMMGNKLEPKQTPCSQPSTAGMGGTSKIDKYARILFPVSFGAFNMVYWVVYLSKDTMVAKAG